One Sodalis praecaptivus DNA segment encodes these proteins:
- the metE gene encoding 5-methyltetrahydropteroyltriglutamate--homocysteine S-methyltransferase: MAILSHTLGFPRVGLHRELKKAQESYWAGNISQQQLLETGRELRARHWQQQKDAGVDLLPVGDFAWYDHVLTTSLMLDNVPARHRSGANASDIDTLFRIGRGRAPTGEPAAAAEMTKWFNTNYHYMVPEFTLGQQFRLGWTQLLDEVDEALALGHRVKPVLLGPVSYLWLGKVKGEAFDRLSLLPALLPVYRQVLDELAKRGVDWVQIDEPALVLELPQAWREAYRDAYQALAGQAKLLLTTYFDSIRHQLDIITALPVQGLHVDLVAGDDDLTDLHRQLPAEWVLSAGVINGRNVWRADLQSWFEQLRPLVGNRELWLGSSCSLLHSPIDLSTETRLDEEVKSWFAFALQKCAELGLLRAALNAPNETHQGKLAEYSAPIRARRHSSRVHNPEVKARLEKITAADSQRQQPYAARAAVQRARFNLPAWPTTTIGSFPQTTEIRGLRLDFKRGRLDGGRYRTGISEHIKQAIVEQERLGLDVLVHGEAERNDMVEYFGEHLDGFVFTQNGWVQSYGSRCVKPPIIIGDISRPEAITVEWARYAQSLTNKPVKGMLTGPVTILCWSFPREDVSRKTIARQIALALRDEVADLEQAGIGIIQIDEPALREGLPLKHSAWHDYLTWAVEAFRLNAAVAQDDTQIHTHMCYCEFNDIMDSIAALDADVITIETSRSDMELLETFKEFDYPNEIGPGVYDIHSPNVPSEEWIVALLRKAAQRIPAERLWVNPDCGLKTRAWPETRQSLANMVTAAKKLREEQR; the protein is encoded by the coding sequence ATGGCAATTCTGAGTCACACACTGGGTTTTCCCCGCGTCGGTCTGCACCGGGAATTAAAGAAAGCGCAAGAAAGTTACTGGGCCGGGAATATCAGCCAGCAGCAACTGCTGGAAACCGGCCGCGAACTGCGGGCGCGTCATTGGCAACAGCAGAAAGACGCCGGGGTCGACCTTCTGCCGGTGGGTGATTTTGCCTGGTACGATCATGTTCTCACCACCAGTTTGATGCTGGATAACGTCCCGGCCCGCCACCGCAGCGGCGCGAACGCCAGCGATATCGACACGCTGTTTCGCATCGGCCGCGGTCGCGCCCCGACCGGTGAGCCCGCCGCCGCCGCCGAAATGACCAAGTGGTTTAACACCAATTACCACTACATGGTCCCCGAATTTACGTTAGGACAGCAGTTCCGCCTGGGCTGGACTCAACTGCTCGACGAAGTGGACGAAGCGCTGGCGCTAGGCCACCGCGTCAAGCCGGTGCTGCTTGGGCCTGTCAGCTATCTGTGGCTGGGCAAGGTGAAAGGGGAGGCGTTTGATCGCCTATCCTTGCTGCCGGCGCTGCTGCCGGTGTACCGGCAGGTGCTGGACGAACTGGCGAAACGCGGCGTGGACTGGGTGCAGATCGACGAACCGGCCCTGGTGCTGGAGTTGCCGCAGGCGTGGCGTGAAGCCTACCGCGATGCCTATCAAGCGCTGGCGGGACAGGCGAAACTGCTGCTGACCACCTATTTCGATAGCATCCGGCATCAACTGGATATTATCACCGCGCTGCCGGTACAGGGGCTGCATGTGGATCTGGTGGCGGGCGACGACGACCTGACCGATCTGCACCGGCAACTGCCGGCGGAGTGGGTGTTGTCCGCCGGCGTCATCAACGGGCGTAACGTTTGGCGCGCCGATTTGCAGAGCTGGTTTGAACAACTGCGTCCTCTGGTGGGTAACCGCGAGCTGTGGCTCGGATCCTCTTGTTCGCTGCTGCACAGCCCCATTGATTTGAGCACCGAAACGCGGCTGGACGAAGAAGTGAAGAGCTGGTTTGCTTTTGCGCTGCAAAAATGCGCCGAGCTGGGTCTGCTGCGTGCCGCGCTAAATGCGCCGAATGAGACGCATCAGGGCAAGCTGGCCGAGTACAGCGCGCCAATCCGCGCCCGCCGCCACTCCAGCCGGGTGCACAATCCAGAGGTCAAAGCGCGACTGGAGAAGATTACCGCCGCCGATAGCCAGCGCCAGCAGCCGTACGCCGCCCGCGCCGCCGTGCAGCGCGCACGCTTTAATCTGCCTGCTTGGCCAACCACCACCATTGGATCTTTCCCGCAAACCACGGAAATCCGCGGTCTGCGCCTCGATTTCAAACGCGGGCGTCTGGATGGCGGCCGCTATCGCACCGGCATCAGCGAGCATATCAAGCAAGCCATTGTCGAGCAGGAGCGCCTGGGGCTGGATGTGTTGGTACACGGCGAAGCCGAACGCAACGACATGGTGGAGTATTTTGGCGAGCATCTGGACGGGTTTGTCTTTACCCAGAATGGTTGGGTGCAAAGCTACGGTTCGCGCTGCGTAAAGCCGCCCATCATCATCGGTGATATCAGCCGTCCTGAGGCGATTACCGTCGAATGGGCGCGTTATGCCCAATCGCTGACAAACAAGCCCGTGAAAGGCATGCTGACCGGTCCGGTTACCATTTTGTGCTGGTCTTTCCCCCGTGAGGACGTGAGCCGTAAAACCATTGCCCGGCAGATTGCCCTGGCGTTGCGTGATGAAGTGGCGGATTTGGAACAGGCCGGTATCGGCATCATTCAAATCGACGAGCCGGCGCTGCGCGAGGGTTTGCCGCTGAAACATTCGGCCTGGCACGACTATTTGACCTGGGCGGTGGAAGCTTTCCGGCTGAACGCGGCGGTGGCGCAGGACGACACCCAGATCCATACCCATATGTGCTATTGCGAGTTCAACGACATTATGGATTCCATTGCGGCGCTGGATGCTGATGTCATCACCATCGAAACGTCCCGGTCGGATATGGAGCTGCTGGAAACCTTTAAGGAGTTCGATTATCCCAACGAAATCGGGCCTGGCGTGTATGACATTCACTCGCCGAACGTGCCGAGCGAGGAGTGGATCGTTGCGCTGCTGCGTAAAGCGGCCCAGCGTATTCCGGCGGAACGCCTGTGGGTGAACCCCGACTGCGGATTAAAAACCCGCGCCTGGCCGGAAACGCGTCAATCGCTGGCCAATATGGTGACCGCCGCCAAAAAATTGCGCGAGGAGCAGCGGTAA